A window from Sphingomonas aliaeris encodes these proteins:
- a CDS encoding RES family NAD+ phosphorylase, which translates to MTVLLPTGIVPKPPTAFATHVTDLAVGAVLWRIHAERLAGDAFNPGIGFSRFAPIGPVRKRVPTAYAADEFEAAVYETIFHDLDPTQSFKTYPLSKLADVRCSVLRVASPLALRSFLAPDLMKLGIARNQLIDTPASEFPDTRRWSAALHRKDAATHGMVWESRAYPSSLAMMFFGDRVPAAGLSVVSTTRIDADPSLAMRFKALADRSGVTLIV; encoded by the coding sequence GTGACGGTGCTGCTGCCGACCGGCATCGTTCCCAAACCGCCGACCGCCTTTGCGACCCACGTCACCGATCTGGCCGTAGGCGCGGTTCTCTGGCGCATTCATGCTGAGCGCCTTGCCGGGGACGCGTTCAACCCCGGGATCGGCTTCTCGCGGTTCGCGCCGATCGGACCCGTGCGCAAACGCGTGCCGACTGCCTATGCCGCGGACGAGTTCGAGGCCGCAGTTTACGAGACGATCTTCCACGATCTCGATCCAACGCAGTCCTTCAAGACGTACCCGCTTAGCAAGCTCGCGGATGTGCGCTGCTCGGTGCTGAGGGTCGCCAGCCCGCTGGCGCTACGCTCCTTCCTCGCGCCGGACCTGATGAAACTCGGCATTGCTCGCAATCAGTTGATCGACACACCCGCGAGCGAGTTCCCGGATACGAGGCGCTGGTCCGCGGCGCTGCACCGCAAGGACGCCGCCACGCACGGGATGGTCTGGGAGTCGCGCGCCTATCCGTCGTCGCTGGCGATGATGTTCTTCGGCGATCGTGTACCGGCTGCGGGCCTGAGCGTCGTCAGCACCACCCGGATTGACGCCGACCCAAGCCTTGCCATGCGGTTCAAGGCACTGGCAGATCGATCGGGCGTAACGCTGATCGTTTGA
- a CDS encoding nucleotidyl transferase AbiEii/AbiGii toxin family protein — translation MAKPQTIDGYEAAVTEACERVLVTLLRGFGPWKDSVYLVGGLAPRYLITARPPKVPPHAGTGDVDVVVDMAILTDTEAYRTLEENLKAMRFERAENDAGKKQSWRWKAEVERGTTMVLEFLADAPELSGGRVTELPTEGNVTAINIPHASMVFDLHGTTKITAELLNERGRATELVRYADIVSFTCLKAFAYDQRSEPKDAHDLVYCVEHYEGGLDAVHAAFRAALDGKHADVIRLALERLAARFIDPDPEESYRRDGPVAYALFEDAVGSDDDEELRNARILRQRRTADLMSAFLMPLTAELTPLRSGT, via the coding sequence ATGGCGAAGCCGCAGACGATCGACGGCTATGAAGCTGCGGTGACCGAGGCCTGCGAGCGCGTTCTCGTCACGCTGCTGCGCGGCTTCGGGCCATGGAAGGACTCTGTCTACCTCGTTGGCGGGCTGGCGCCGCGTTACCTGATCACGGCACGGCCGCCGAAGGTTCCGCCTCACGCTGGCACCGGGGATGTCGACGTCGTGGTCGACATGGCCATCCTCACCGACACCGAAGCCTATCGCACGCTCGAGGAAAATCTGAAGGCGATGCGCTTCGAGCGCGCGGAGAATGACGCGGGCAAGAAGCAATCGTGGCGCTGGAAGGCCGAGGTCGAGCGCGGCACGACCATGGTGCTTGAGTTCCTCGCTGATGCGCCCGAGCTCAGCGGTGGCCGCGTCACCGAGCTGCCGACCGAAGGCAATGTCACGGCGATCAACATTCCGCATGCCTCGATGGTGTTTGACCTGCACGGGACGACCAAGATTACGGCGGAGCTTCTGAACGAGCGCGGACGCGCGACAGAGCTGGTCCGCTATGCTGACATCGTGAGCTTCACCTGCCTCAAGGCCTTCGCTTACGATCAGCGGTCCGAGCCGAAGGACGCACATGATCTGGTCTACTGCGTGGAGCACTATGAGGGTGGCCTCGATGCGGTCCACGCGGCGTTCCGAGCGGCACTCGATGGCAAACACGCTGATGTCATCCGCTTGGCGCTGGAGCGGCTTGCCGCCCGCTTCATCGATCCTGATCCGGAGGAGAGCTATCGGCGCGATGGTCCCGTTGCTTACGCGTTATTTGAGGATGCGGTCGGCAGCGACGATGATGAGGAACTTCGCAACGCCCGCATCTTGCGCCAGCGCCGGACGGCGGACCTTATGAGCGCGTTCCTCATGCCGCTCACGGCTGAGTTGACGCCACTGAGATCAGGGACCTGA
- a CDS encoding type IV toxin-antitoxin system AbiEi family antitoxin → MAVEANEEELLERLIDAIRAVPHARAHLTHRQMPLDQRRRIDGIVEAEIGGRAIELIVEAKRDAFPRDVRETVYQLRNYLAHYSSGPTEVIPFFVARAISPGARELLRHEEIGFYDLGGTLYIPAKHAFVHIDRPAPRKKSKSFDSIFQGQKARVMLYVFENRRDWLSVKRIAEEVEVSAATASETLSEMERREWVETEGAGPVKTRRLREPERLLDAWAHYVANQKARGIERFYVTSADVNDLMHKLDRACDEADAAYAVTGEAAAQVYAPYLSTISQVRCRIIPGPRRDDALDRLRARPVSEGWNLALVETNARGDVTVGERIDDVGFAPALQVYLDLLQGSGRAKEMAAHLRSERLEH, encoded by the coding sequence ATGGCGGTCGAGGCAAACGAGGAAGAGCTGCTGGAGCGCTTGATCGACGCGATCCGCGCCGTGCCCCATGCTCGTGCTCACCTCACGCACCGTCAAATGCCGCTCGACCAACGCCGGCGTATCGACGGGATCGTCGAAGCAGAGATCGGTGGACGTGCGATCGAACTGATCGTCGAGGCCAAGCGCGACGCCTTCCCGCGCGATGTGCGCGAGACAGTTTACCAGCTTCGCAACTATCTCGCCCACTATTCGTCAGGCCCGACCGAGGTGATACCCTTCTTCGTGGCCCGCGCAATCTCGCCGGGTGCCCGCGAGCTGCTGCGCCATGAGGAAATCGGCTTCTACGATCTCGGTGGCACGCTCTACATTCCCGCGAAGCACGCCTTCGTCCACATCGACCGGCCCGCTCCGCGCAAGAAGAGCAAGAGCTTCGATTCGATCTTCCAGGGTCAAAAAGCGCGGGTCATGCTCTATGTGTTCGAGAACCGCCGCGATTGGCTGAGCGTCAAGCGCATCGCCGAAGAGGTCGAGGTTTCGGCGGCGACCGCGTCCGAAACGCTGAGCGAGATGGAACGGCGCGAGTGGGTAGAGACGGAAGGTGCAGGGCCCGTCAAGACGCGCCGGCTGCGTGAGCCCGAACGCCTGCTCGATGCCTGGGCGCACTATGTGGCGAACCAGAAGGCGCGCGGAATCGAGCGCTTCTACGTCACGTCGGCCGACGTAAACGATCTCATGCACAAGCTCGATCGCGCGTGCGACGAGGCCGACGCGGCCTATGCCGTGACCGGCGAGGCTGCCGCGCAGGTCTACGCGCCCTATCTTTCGACGATCTCGCAGGTCCGGTGCCGGATCATTCCTGGCCCGCGCCGCGACGACGCGCTTGACCGCTTGCGGGCTCGCCCCGTCAGCGAGGGCTGGAACCTGGCGCTCGTTGAGACCAACGCGCGTGGCGACGTCACAGTCGGCGAGCGGATCGACGATGTCGGCTTCGCGCCGGCTCTTCAGGTCTATCTTGACCTGCTGCAGGGCTCGGGCCGTGCCAAGGAGATGGCCGCCCACCTTCGCAGCGAGAGGCTTGAGCACTGA